One Alkaliphilus sp. B6464 genomic window carries:
- a CDS encoding bifunctional enoyl-CoA hydratase/phosphate acetyltransferase, translating to MINKLEQLIKQAKSQNKMKIAVAAAQDKDVLKAVEEARKLNLVDVILVGDEPKIKEIARELNIKIDLFTIIHKEDLMEAALETVKLVSTGKADFVMKGILDTSILLKAVLNKEVGLRTNNLLSHVMVYELPAYHKLLLLTDGGMNIEPSLEDKKGILDNAILVSKALGNKDTKVACLSAKEKVNEKMPSTVDGAKLKAMAQEGIFGEEVYVEGPIAFDLAVSKEAATTKGFESPVTGETDILLVPTIEVGNGIGKALTYMADGKSAGIIMGAKAPVVLVSRADSAETKLYSIALGSVIAANQ from the coding sequence ATGATTAATAAATTAGAACAATTAATTAAACAGGCGAAAAGCCAGAATAAAATGAAGATAGCAGTTGCAGCGGCTCAAGATAAAGATGTATTGAAGGCGGTTGAAGAAGCACGTAAGCTTAATTTGGTAGATGTTATATTGGTTGGAGATGAGCCTAAAATAAAAGAAATTGCTAGAGAGTTAAACATAAAAATTGATTTATTTACAATAATTCATAAAGAAGATTTAATGGAGGCTGCCCTAGAAACCGTTAAATTAGTTTCTACTGGAAAAGCTGATTTTGTTATGAAGGGTATATTAGATACATCAATTTTACTAAAAGCTGTACTGAATAAGGAAGTTGGACTAAGAACCAATAATTTATTAAGCCATGTAATGGTATACGAGCTGCCAGCTTATCATAAGTTACTTCTACTTACAGACGGAGGAATGAATATTGAACCGTCTCTAGAAGATAAAAAAGGTATACTAGATAATGCTATACTAGTATCTAAGGCGTTAGGTAATAAAGATACAAAAGTAGCTTGTTTATCTGCGAAGGAAAAAGTAAATGAAAAGATGCCTTCTACTGTTGATGGTGCTAAGTTAAAAGCAATGGCTCAAGAAGGAATATTTGGAGAAGAAGTTTATGTAGAAGGACCTATAGCGTTTGATTTGGCAGTATCTAAAGAAGCTGCTACTACTAAAGGTTTTGAAAGTCCAGTGACCGGTGAAACTGACATATTACTAGTACCAACAATTGAGGTTGGCAATGGAATTGGAAAGGCCTTAACCTATATGGCAGATGGAAAATCAGCAGGTATTATTATGGGAGCAAAGGCTCCAGTAGTTTTAGTTTCTAGAGCTGATTCTGCCGAAACAAAGTTATACTCAATAGCTTTAGGTAGCGTTATTGCAGCCAATCAATAG